AAATGGAAGAACGTTTATTACGTATAAAATGCGGTTTGTAAAGAAAAAATACCAGCATTATTTTGGCATTAACTATAATTTTTTTGAACGGAATCTTCTGCAAATTCGTGGCGGTTGGCTAATGTCTTGTATTTAATGAATAAAGTGCTATGCGTCATTGGGGCGAATTTATTTATACCGCGCCTTCATGAAGCCATATTCCGTCACCGGAGCGTAATCTAGGCAAGACTTGCGAAATTCGCTGTAGCTCTCGTATATGCGGCGGTTGATATCACCCAAATCGGCAGTGCTGGCGACTACGTCTTCGGCAGTGGCAAAAAATGCTTTTAAAATTTCATCGGGGTAAGGAGCAATTTTTACATTCGGGTCTTTTTTTAGCGCATTAAAACTTTGCAGGTTGTTATATTGAAACTCCGATAACATAAGCATATTTTCGGTGGCACAGGCTACTTTGATGAGGTTTTGCAAATCTTCGGGCAAGCCCATAAATGCTTTGCGATTAATCATAAGTTCGAGGGTGGGGCCACCTTCTTGAAAGGCAGGGCCATAATAATTATGGGCAATTTTATTAAAGCCAAGAGAAGTGTCATTCCACGGGCCTACCCACTCAGTCGCATCAATCACACCCGATTGCAGAGCGGTAAAAATTCCTGAGCCGGGAATGGTTTGCGGATTGCCGCCAAGACGTGCAAATACTTCGCCTGCCAGACCGGGAATGCGCATTTTTAGGCCATCAAGGTCATTGAGATTATGCAGCGGCTTTTTAAACCATCCGCCCATTTGCGTACCGGTGTTTCCGGCAGGAAATGCGATAAGACCATATTCGCCATATAATTCGTGCCACAGTTTTAAGCCATCGCCAAAATAGAGCCATGCATTTTGCTCTTGTGCGGTAAGGCCACCAGGTACCGTGCAGAAAAATGCGGCGGAGCGATTTTTGGATAGCCAGTAATACGGAGCGCAATGCGCCATTTCAGCAGTGCCATCAACCACGGCATCAAAACAACCAAGCGCCGGAACCAGCTCGCCACCACCATATACACGAATTTCCAGTTTGCCTTCGCTCATGCGGGTAATGCGCTCTGCTAGGCGCACCGCACCAGTTCCAAGTCCGGGCAGTGCTTTTTGCCAGGTCATCACCATTTTCCATATGCGCTTTTCTTTTGCTATAGCGGGAGCAGCTGTGAAGGCCGTAGTGGCTGTGGCGGCGATGCCAGCGGTTTTAAGAAATTGTCGGCGGTTAGTGGTGTGGGGCATCAGGCATATCCAAAGTAAAAATAGGAAAATATCATGTAGGTAATCATGACAATAAATGCCAGCGGAATACCGGCCTTCATGTAGTCGCTGAATTTATAATGACCGGGTGCCATGACCAACAAGTTGGTTTGGTAACCAATA
The Alphaproteobacteria bacterium genome window above contains:
- a CDS encoding TRAP transporter substrate-binding protein, with product MPHTTNRRQFLKTAGIAATATTAFTAAPAIAKEKRIWKMVMTWQKALPGLGTGAVRLAERITRMSEGKLEIRVYGGGELVPALGCFDAVVDGTAEMAHCAPYYWLSKNRSAAFFCTVPGGLTAQEQNAWLYFGDGLKLWHELYGEYGLIAFPAGNTGTQMGGWFKKPLHNLNDLDGLKMRIPGLAGEVFARLGGNPQTIPGSGIFTALQSGVIDATEWVGPWNDTSLGFNKIAHNYYGPAFQEGGPTLELMINRKAFMGLPEDLQNLIKVACATENMLMLSEFQYNNLQSFNALKKDPNVKIAPYPDEILKAFFATAEDVVASTADLGDINRRIYESYSEFRKSCLDYAPVTEYGFMKARYK